In a genomic window of Aeromicrobium panaciterrae:
- a CDS encoding DinB family protein — protein MPWTAPAIDPVDGPLTGPDRPILETFLQWERATLLNICAGLTGEQLALQPVPPSNLSLLGLVRHMAKVERTWFRIRAGATGIEPLYDLSLGKDYDFEHLVPEDAPAAFEQIQEEWRLGDEAVADLSFDHSFKNHGEDMSLRMTYVHMIGEYARHNGHADILRQAIDGVTGR, from the coding sequence ATGCCTTGGACCGCCCCCGCAATTGATCCTGTAGACGGACCTCTCACCGGGCCTGATCGTCCGATCCTCGAGACCTTCCTCCAGTGGGAACGCGCGACGCTCCTCAACATCTGCGCCGGCCTCACCGGCGAGCAGTTGGCTCTCCAGCCCGTTCCGCCGTCGAATCTGTCACTGCTGGGACTCGTACGACATATGGCGAAAGTTGAGCGCACCTGGTTCCGCATTCGTGCTGGCGCGACCGGCATCGAGCCGCTGTACGACCTGTCGCTCGGCAAGGACTACGACTTCGAGCACCTCGTGCCGGAGGACGCACCCGCCGCCTTCGAACAGATCCAGGAAGAGTGGCGGCTCGGCGACGAAGCAGTCGCCGACCTGTCCTTCGACCACTCATTCAAGAACCACGGCGAAGACATGTCGCTACGGATGACGTACGTGCACATGATCGGCGAGTACGCGCGCCACAACGGGCACGCCGACATCCTTCGACAGGCGATCGACGGAGTGACGGGCCGCTAG